A single region of the Sulfitobacter geojensis genome encodes:
- a CDS encoding membrane protein, which produces MGNGLAHLMLAVWPVVCLVLFRTQKVERALIWSILGGYLFLPPLTEYDLPLVPSMDKVSIPNLSVLLIMVFAMKHKVQLWPESRVALVLVVGLILCAVPTVLTNTDPIIFEVLRGADPIVFQVDALPGQSVRDIGSVLIAQILTVVPFLLARQFLSSDDALREIMLALMVGTLIYSIPSLIEIRLSPQMNVWTYGFFQHSFAQTMRAGGFRPIVFLPHSLWLALFVCMGLLAAAAFARNAADQQKRNLLLVVGYIAVLLVLCKSLASFAYGLVLTPLVLFVPVRWQIRIAALFAFVAVAYPMLRNLQLIPLDAILAQAEAISADRAQSLGYRFFNEEQLLARAAEKPAFGWGGWGRSLIRDPETGVITSIPDGRWIIVFGTFGWLGYLCEFGLLALPLILMWLYVRKDTDAALSPFIAPLCLILGITMMDMLLNATLTPLTWLTAGAILGYVEKRNPQGARKPRFALRGAVMQGDAPIKGKRTVI; this is translated from the coding sequence ATGGGAAACGGACTTGCACATCTGATGCTGGCTGTATGGCCGGTGGTTTGCCTTGTGCTGTTTCGCACCCAAAAGGTTGAACGCGCGCTGATCTGGTCGATCCTAGGCGGTTATCTGTTTCTGCCGCCCCTGACGGAATATGACCTGCCGTTGGTGCCCAGCATGGACAAGGTGTCGATCCCGAATTTGTCGGTCTTGCTGATCATGGTCTTTGCGATGAAACACAAGGTGCAGCTCTGGCCCGAGTCCCGCGTGGCCTTGGTGCTGGTTGTGGGGCTGATCCTCTGTGCGGTGCCCACGGTGTTGACCAATACTGACCCGATCATTTTTGAGGTGCTCCGGGGCGCGGACCCGATTGTGTTTCAGGTCGACGCCTTGCCAGGGCAGTCGGTGCGCGACATCGGGTCGGTGCTGATTGCGCAGATCCTGACGGTCGTACCGTTTCTGTTGGCGCGCCAATTTTTGTCCTCGGATGATGCGTTGCGCGAAATCATGCTGGCGCTGATGGTGGGGACGTTGATTTATTCCATCCCGTCGCTGATCGAGATCCGGCTGAGCCCGCAGATGAACGTCTGGACCTACGGGTTTTTCCAACACTCCTTTGCCCAGACCATGCGCGCGGGCGGTTTCAGGCCAATCGTGTTCCTGCCGCACAGTCTGTGGCTGGCGCTGTTTGTCTGTATGGGGCTGTTGGCCGCCGCAGCCTTTGCGCGCAATGCGGCCGACCAACAGAAGCGTAATCTGTTGCTGGTGGTGGGATATATCGCGGTGCTGCTGGTCCTATGCAAAAGCCTTGCTTCCTTTGCCTATGGTCTGGTGCTGACGCCCCTGGTGCTTTTTGTACCGGTACGCTGGCAAATCAGGATTGCTGCACTTTTTGCTTTTGTAGCCGTGGCTTACCCGATGCTGCGCAATCTCCAACTGATCCCGCTTGATGCGATCCTCGCGCAGGCCGAGGCGATCAGCGCGGACCGTGCCCAATCGCTTGGCTACCGCTTTTTCAACGAAGAGCAATTGCTGGCACGTGCCGCTGAAAAACCGGCATTTGGCTGGGGCGGTTGGGGGCGCAGTCTGATCCGCGATCCTGAAACCGGTGTCATCACCTCGATCCCCGATGGCCGCTGGATCATTGTTTTTGGCACCTTCGGCTGGCTTGGGTATCTGTGTGAATTCGGTCTGCTGGCGCTGCCGTTGATCCTGATGTGGCTCTACGTGCGCAAAGATACCGATGCGGCACTGTCACCGTTCATTGCGCCGCTTTGTCTGATCCTTGGCATTACCATGATGGACATGCTGTTGAATGCGACGCTGACGCCTCTCACGTGGCTGACCGCCGGTGCGATTCTGGGGTACGTTGAAAAACGCAATCCGCAAGGCGCGCGCAAGCCAAGGTTTGCGCTGCGCGGGGCGGTGATGCAGGGTGACGCACCGATCAAGGGCAAACGCACCGTCATTTGA
- a CDS encoding WecB/TagA/CpsF family glycosyltransferase yields the protein MKFGSIPHQVEVNTPTRPALFQAVRNRLRARDGFALATLNLDHLTKLPVDADFLAAYRAHDLVVADGRPVVWLAAMAKHKLELMPGSDMILPLCALCAEMSVPIALVGSSDAALEGAAAALKERVAGLSISYTHAPPYGFDPAGTQANAIFDALTASGAGLCFIALGAPKQEVFAARGRERAPTVGFASIGAGLDFLSGHQVRAPKIMRALALEWLWRALQSPMRMIPRYAKCFAILPGLMVQALRQR from the coding sequence TTGAAATTTGGCAGCATTCCCCATCAGGTCGAGGTCAATACCCCGACGAGACCGGCATTGTTTCAGGCCGTGCGCAACCGCCTGCGCGCGCGGGACGGTTTTGCGCTGGCCACCCTTAACCTTGATCATCTGACCAAACTGCCGGTGGATGCCGATTTTCTTGCCGCTTACCGCGCGCATGATCTAGTGGTCGCAGACGGGCGGCCTGTCGTCTGGCTGGCCGCAATGGCGAAACACAAACTGGAACTGATGCCGGGGTCGGATATGATCCTGCCGCTCTGTGCGCTCTGCGCTGAAATGTCGGTGCCCATCGCCTTGGTTGGCAGTTCGGACGCAGCCCTTGAAGGCGCGGCAGCGGCGCTGAAAGAACGGGTAGCGGGACTTAGCATCAGCTACACACATGCCCCCCCTTACGGGTTTGATCCGGCAGGGACACAAGCGAACGCGATTTTCGACGCCCTGACGGCCAGCGGTGCCGGCTTGTGTTTCATTGCCCTCGGTGCCCCGAAACAGGAAGTTTTTGCCGCGCGGGGACGCGAACGGGCACCAACCGTCGGGTTTGCATCGATCGGCGCGGGGTTGGATTTTCTGTCGGGTCATCAGGTACGGGCCCCTAAAATCATGCGGGCACTGGCGCTGGAATGGTTGTGGCGGGCACTGCAAAGCCCCATGCGCATGATCCCGCGATATGCCAAGTGTTTTGCCATATTGCCCGGATTGATGGTGCAGGCGTTGCGGCAACGCTAG
- a CDS encoding glycosyltransferase family 2 protein yields the protein MKSPAHILRRLWQRLSERRRVARFKKALRHLHGPKTPEIPVDEVLAIVLVRNGSYYMDAFFDYYRALGIKHFAFIDNGSTDDTIARLRAESGVILDQCALPLAKYEDLIRAYPAQTYGQNRWCLYIDMDEMFDFEGRAQIGLAGLIRYLEGQGSTALVAQMLEMFPKAPLRGVADFSYANALDEFAYFDISHLDRFDYHSTDIPFSALLTDNTIPDPSLQFIFGGVRGKVFGENCCLTKHPLVFNGPEVAPGVHPHLSKGVRCADITGVIKHYKFAGDTAARDAASLLSGDLAHGEDAARAAVLAQTPDVTLFSLEARRWNRVELLIRAGFVLGSDRYTAFIEQAETGT from the coding sequence ATGAAAAGCCCCGCCCATATCTTGCGCCGCTTGTGGCAGCGTCTGTCCGAACGCCGCCGCGTTGCACGTTTCAAAAAAGCGCTGCGCCATCTGCATGGGCCGAAGACACCGGAAATACCGGTGGATGAGGTGCTGGCCATCGTGTTGGTGCGTAACGGCAGCTATTACATGGACGCGTTTTTCGATTATTACCGCGCGCTGGGCATCAAGCATTTCGCCTTTATCGACAACGGATCGACCGATGACACCATCGCGCGGTTGCGCGCTGAATCGGGCGTGATCCTTGATCAATGTGCATTACCGCTTGCGAAATACGAGGATCTGATCCGCGCCTATCCGGCCCAGACTTATGGGCAGAACCGGTGGTGCCTTTACATCGATATGGACGAGATGTTCGATTTCGAAGGGCGGGCGCAGATCGGGCTGGCGGGGCTTATACGCTATCTTGAAGGGCAGGGTTCAACGGCTTTGGTCGCGCAGATGCTCGAGATGTTCCCGAAGGCGCCGCTCAGGGGGGTGGCCGATTTCAGCTATGCCAACGCGCTGGATGAATTCGCCTATTTTGACATCAGCCATCTGGACAGGTTTGACTATCACAGTACGGATATTCCCTTTTCCGCTCTGCTGACCGACAACACCATCCCCGATCCATCGCTGCAATTCATCTTTGGCGGGGTGCGTGGCAAGGTGTTTGGTGAAAACTGCTGCCTGACCAAACATCCGTTGGTCTTTAACGGACCAGAGGTCGCGCCGGGGGTGCATCCGCATCTGTCCAAGGGCGTGCGCTGTGCGGACATCACGGGCGTGATCAAGCACTATAAATTTGCCGGTGACACGGCCGCGCGGGATGCGGCGTCGCTTTTGTCGGGGGATCTGGCGCATGGCGAAGACGCGGCACGGGCGGCGGTATTGGCGCAAACCCCTGATGTCACGCTGTTTTCGCTGGAGGCGCGGCGGTGGAACCGTGTCGAGTTGTTGATCCGTGCGGGATTTGTGCTTGGCTCGGATCGTTATACCGCGTTTATCGAACAGGCCGAAACCGGCACCTAG
- a CDS encoding GGDEF domain-containing protein: MRPIEDFSALDVLCPMHLILGSTGHILHAGPTLRKMRAGLGLTGQRFLEVFEVKRPRALTSMADLVSHEPQKLRLKLRAPPHTALKGVLVPAVDGGGTMIVNLSFGISILDGVRDFALTNADFAATDLAIEMLYLVEAKTAAMEASYNLNSKLQGAKIAAEEQAFTDTLTGLKNRRALDTVLTRLLGASNSFAVMQIDLDYFKTVNDTLGHAAGDHVLQHVARIMVDETRSHDLVARVGGDEFTVVLPDVRDESILRRVGRRIIERLEVPIPFEGTDCKISASIGTVWIQPCDSPTMEDLLSNADVALYASKHAGRATQTLYTPDLRNAANAVAVPAARRPRPA; this comes from the coding sequence GTGAGGCCAATCGAAGATTTCTCGGCGCTGGATGTCCTATGCCCGATGCACCTGATCCTTGGTTCAACGGGGCATATTCTGCATGCTGGGCCGACCCTGCGCAAGATGCGCGCGGGGCTTGGATTGACCGGCCAGCGTTTTCTCGAGGTCTTCGAAGTCAAACGCCCGCGTGCGCTGACCTCCATGGCGGACCTCGTGTCGCACGAGCCGCAAAAGCTGCGTCTGAAACTGCGCGCCCCTCCGCATACCGCGCTTAAAGGGGTCTTGGTGCCTGCGGTTGACGGTGGCGGGACGATGATCGTCAATCTGAGTTTCGGAATTTCTATTCTGGACGGGGTGCGCGATTTTGCCCTGACCAACGCCGATTTCGCGGCGACCGATCTTGCGATTGAAATGCTCTATCTGGTTGAGGCAAAGACCGCGGCGATGGAAGCGTCTTACAACCTGAACTCAAAATTGCAGGGTGCCAAGATTGCTGCCGAAGAACAGGCCTTTACCGATACGTTAACCGGTCTCAAAAACCGCCGTGCCCTTGATACCGTATTGACGCGTCTTCTGGGGGCCAGCAATTCTTTTGCCGTCATGCAGATCGATCTTGATTACTTCAAAACCGTCAATGACACGCTGGGCCATGCCGCAGGGGATCACGTATTGCAGCATGTGGCGCGCATCATGGTGGATGAAACCCGCAGTCATGATCTTGTTGCGCGGGTGGGGGGGGACGAATTCACCGTCGTCTTGCCCGATGTGCGCGACGAAAGCATCCTGCGCCGTGTCGGTCGGCGGATCATCGAACGCCTTGAGGTGCCTATCCCGTTCGAGGGCACAGATTGCAAAATATCTGCCAGCATCGGCACGGTGTGGATCCAGCCGTGCGACAGCCCCACCATGGAGGACCTATTGTCGAACGCCGATGTCGCTCTTTATGCCTCCAAACATGCAGGGCGCGCGACACAGACGCTCTATACGCCAGACTTGCGTAACGCGGCGAATGCGGTTGCGGTCCCCGCTGCACGCCGGCCAAGACCCGCCTGA
- a CDS encoding heme NO-binding domain-containing protein, translated as MHGLVNRSIQHYVSHTYGRPVWEQITSNAGLEFSDFEGMLRYTRSYTSELLQSAEEVLGRPRGDIMEDIGAFLVCHPGFEAVRRLLRFGGVDFVDFMHSLDDLDERVRLAVSDLILPKVELQVCADGHFSLICDASVQGYGHVMMGVLRAMADDYGALALLEHAKGPAAGTEMVSITLVENDFAEGRAFSLAAGAP; from the coding sequence ATGCACGGGCTCGTCAATCGCAGCATTCAACATTACGTCAGCCATACTTATGGCAGGCCGGTCTGGGAACAGATCACCAGCAACGCCGGATTGGAGTTTTCCGATTTCGAGGGCATGTTGCGCTACACGCGGTCATATACTTCCGAGCTGCTGCAATCCGCCGAAGAAGTGCTGGGCCGTCCGCGCGGCGACATCATGGAAGATATCGGCGCCTTTCTGGTGTGCCATCCGGGTTTCGAAGCCGTGCGCCGACTGTTGCGCTTTGGCGGAGTGGATTTTGTTGATTTCATGCATTCGCTGGATGATCTGGATGAACGGGTGCGCCTTGCCGTATCGGACCTGATTCTGCCCAAAGTCGAATTGCAGGTCTGTGCAGATGGCCATTTCAGCCTGATTTGTGACGCGTCGGTGCAAGGGTATGGTCATGTTATGATGGGCGTTTTGCGTGCCATGGCGGATGATTACGGTGCGCTGGCTTTGCTGGAACACGCTAAGGGGCCGGCAGCAGGAACCGAAATGGTGTCCATCACCCTTGTTGAAAATGATTTTGCGGAAGGACGCGCCTTTAGCCTTGCGGCGGGTGCCCCGTGA